A segment of the Lelliottia amnigena genome:
GCCGGATTTGAACACAGTGAACTCTGGTTCCAGTGCTTCAACTTTGGTTCTCTGGTGGCACTGAAAGGCGGTCAGGCATGATTGAGTTCAGCAATTTTTATCAGCTTATCGCTAAAAACCATCTCTCCCACTGGCTGGAAACCTTGCCCGCGCAGGTTGCCGCCTGGCAGCGCGAACAACTGCACGGGCAGTTTAAGCAGTGGAGTAATGCCGTCGAGTTTTTACCGGAAATGACGCCGTATAAACTGGATCTGCTGCACAGCGTGACGGCTGAAAGCGAAGCGCCGCTGAGCGATGGGCAGCTGCTACGCCTCGATAAATTAATGCGCAATCTCATGCCCTGGCGCAAAGGACCGTTTTCACTTTACGGCCTGAATATTGACACCGAATGGCGTTCCGACTGGAAATGGGATCGCGTCCTGCCGCATCTGTCGGATCTGACCGGGCGTACGATTCTCGACGTGGGCTGCGGGAGTGGTTACCACATGTGGCGCATGATCGGCGCTGGCGCGCATCTGGCCGTCGGTATCGACCCGATGCAGCTGTTTCTGTGTCAGTTCGAAGCCGTACGTAAGCTACTGGGCAACGATCAGCGCGCGCACCTGCTGCCGTTGGGTATAGAGCAGTTGCCGGCCCTGGCCGCCTTTGACACTGTCTTTTCGATGGGCGTGCTTTATCACCGCCGTTCGCCGCTCGAGCATTTATGGCAGCTGAAAGATCAGCTGGTCAGCGGTGGCGAACTGGTGCTGGAAACGCTGGTGATTGAAGGTGACGAAAATGCAGTGCTGGTGCCGGGCGACCGCTATGCGCAGATGCGCAATGTCTATTTCATTCCTTCCGCGCTGGCGTTGAAAAACTGGCTGGAGAAGTGTGGTTTTGTGGATGTGCGTATCGCCGATGTGTGCGTCACATCGACAGAAGAGCAGCGACGCACGGAATGGCTCACCACGGAATCACTGGCCGAGTTCCTCGATCCGAACGACAGTACAAAAACGATCGAAGGCTATCCTGCACCAATGCGCGCAGTGTTGATCGCCACGAAGCCGTAGAAACGGTTTCGATTGCAGGAAAAAAGATAAAAAAAGGCCCCTGTTGAAATTGCAGGGGCCTGGTACAAGCAAGCATCATATTGGGCAAGATGATGCGCGGTAAAAATCGGTACGTTGCTACACGTGATGACGCTCAATTATCGATTTCATTACCGCAACCGACTCTCCCTCTACGCCGTAGCGGGAATACTCATCCGCTTCGGCATCCGTCGACATTGACAATCCTGTATTGCGATAACGCATGGGTGAAGGCGTCCAGTTGCCCGCAGAGCTGTGAAGCTCCTCAACCCCGGCGTTGATAAAGATTTCCAGATTGCTGGCACGGACACCCGCGCCTGCCATGATTATTGGAACACCTGAATGTGCTTTAAGTTCCGTAATTAATTTTATTCCTTTTTCAGCCGACGATGCCTGACCCGATGTCAGGATACGTGCAACCCCTAACTCCGCCAGATTATCAAACGCTTGCAGCGGATTTTTGCACATATCAAACGCACGATGAAATGTCACCGCCATCCCTTTCGCGGCCGTCATAACCTGACGCATACGCGGCATATCGACGTTACCATCTTCATCCAGCAGGCCAATCACCAGCCCCGGGAAACCCAGATCGCGAACCATTGCGATGTCTTCCAGCATGGCGTCAAATTCACTCGCTGAATAGAAAAAGTCACCGCCGCGAGGCCGAATAATCGGGTGTACAGGGATGGTCACCGTCTGGCGAACCGATTTGAGTACCCCGTATGACGGCGTTAACCCGCCCTCTTTTGGTGCCGCACATAATTCAATGCGATCGGCTCCGTACCGTTGCGCCGTTACCGCGCATTCCGCGCTGTAACAACAGATCTCCAAAAGCGCCAAGACATCCTCCTTAAAATGACGTTAACGCACCATCATGCCACGCCGCAAAACGGCGCACCTCGCGTGAGTTCACAAACTTATGCGGCCTATGCTTCACTGGCGACAATTTGCTCAAGGGTCCAGGGGTGAAATTTGACCGTCACGTTGCCGTCCGTTACCGCCAAAGTCGGATTAGGCAGTCGTTCGCGCGCGCCTTTCGGTGAACTGGTTTTGACAAAAATACCCGGTTTGCTCAAACCGTCATCTGACAATAAGGCCAGCGCGCGCGCATTCAGGCTGTCGGGATCCCCTGGCAACACAATTTCAATATGCTCCCAGCCCTCAATCGGATAGCGTTTTTCGCCCGGCCACGGCAATTCCACAACGCTAAACTGCCAGTGCGCAACGCACACGGGGTCGCGAAGCTTGAACAAGCAAATAGGACGGCCGTTAATTTCGGTTTCGGACAGCAGTTCCCCGCACTGTTCAAACCCACGACGCCAGCGCTCCGCCGTTGCATTTTGATGGCAGCGAAGAGAAATGTGATCCGCGTCGAGGGGGGCAATATCCAGCCCAAGCTGAGTGGCAAGTTCTGTGAACGCCTGAGTGAAACGCGGAAGATCTGCGGAAATATCATGCAGTTCATCAATGGATTGCCAGTTCGTCATCAGAAGGTCTCTTTTCGTGTCGCAAAGCCGCTAATTTACTCTGTTGGCTCCCGTCAACCAACCGCAGTTTTGAGGATTTTACCGTTGCATGCTTATGCACTCTTTCATCGCCTGTTTTCTGAACGGTCTCGAGGCGGTGCAATGCTGACGCCAGGGGCCATTTGCAGTATACTCCCGCCCTAAATTCTTAAACTGGCGCGGGTTGTCGCTCATCCGCTTCAAAAAGGTAAGGTATCCAGGTGAATATTCAGGCTCTTCTCTCCGAAAAAGTCAGTCAGGCACTGATTGCCGCAGGTGCGCCTGCGGATTGCGAACCGCAGGTTCGTCAGTCAGCAAAAGTACAGTTTGGCGACTATCAGGCCAATGGCGTGATGGCAGTTGCAAAAAAACTGGGCATGCCGCCGCGACAACTCGCTGAGCTGGTGCTGACTCATCTGGATCTCAACGGCATTGCTAACAAAGTTGAGATTGCAGGCCCTGGCTTTATCAACATTTTTCTGGAGCCGGCTTTCCTGTCAAGCCACGTTGATGCGGCACTGAAGTCCGATCGTCTGGGCGTTGCTCAGCCGAAGGCCGAAACGATTGTGGTCGACTACTCTGCCCCCAACGTCGCGAAAGAGATGCACGTGGGTCACCTGCGTTCCACCATTATCGGTGATGCCGCTGTGCGCACCCTGGAATTCCTGGGCCATAAAGTGATTCGCGCTAACCACGTGGGTGACTGGGGAACGCAGTTCGGCATGCTGATCGCCTTCCTCGAAAAACAGCAGCAGGAAAATGCCGGCGAAATGGCACTGGCTGACCTCGAAGGTTTTTACCGCGAAGCGAAGAAGCACTATGACGAAGACGAAGCCTTCGCCGAACGCGCACGCAGCTATGTGGTAAAACTCCAGGGCGGTGACGAGTACTTCCGCGAGATGTGGCGCAAACTGGTTGACATCACCATGTCCCAGAACCAGCTCGCGTATAACCGTCTGAACGTCACGCTGACCCGTGACGACGTGATGGGTGAAAGCCTCTACAACCCAATGCTGCCCGGGATCGTGGCCGATCTGAAAGCCAAAAAACTGGCGGTAGAGAGTGAAGGAGCAACGGTTGTTTTCCTTGATGAGTATAAAAACAAGGAAGGCGAACCGATGGGCGTGATCATCCAGAAAAAGGATGGCGGCTATCTGTACACCACGACGGATATCGCCTGTGCGAAATACCGCTACGAAACGCTGCATGCCGATCGCGTCTTGTATTACATCGATTCCCGTCAGCATCAGCACCTGATGCAGGCGTGGACTATCGTGCGTAAAGCCGGCTATGTGCCGGAATCCGTTCCACTGGAACACCACATGTTTGGCATGATGTTGGGTAAAGACGGCAAGCCGTTTAAAACCCGCGCGGGCGGCACCGTAAAACTGTCCGACCTGCTGGACGAAGCGCTGGAACGCGCACGCCGTCTGGTGGCTGAGAAGAACCCCGACATGCCGGCAGAAGAGCTGGAAAAACTGGCCAATGCCGTGGGCATCGGCGCCGTGAAATACGCGGATCTGTCCAAAAACCGTACCACCGATTATATTTTCGACTGGGACAACATGCTCGCTTTCGAGGGCAACACGGCGCCGTACATGCAGTATGCCTACACCCGCGTGCTGTCTGTCTTCCGTAAGGCCGATATCGATGAAAGCGCGCTGGCTCACGCCGCCGTCGTCATCACTGAAGACCGCGAAGCACAGCTGGCTGCCCGCCTGTTGCAGTTCGAAGAAACACTGACGGTAGTTGCCCGCGAAGGCACCCCGCATGTGATGTGTTCATATCTGTACGATCTCGCGGGTCTGTTCTCAGGCTTCTACGAGCACTGCCCTATCCTCTCTGCCGATAATGAAGAAGCCCGCAACAGCCGCCTCAAGCTGGCGCAGCTGACAGCCAAAACGCTGAAATTAGGTCTGGATACCCTGGGTATCGAAACCGTCGAGCGTATGTAACGCAGAAACAAAAAACCCGGCAATTGCCGGGTTTTTTATTATCAGAAGTATTTTCGCAGATATTCCGTGAGACACAGAATCGCCATCGCCTGTCCATATGGCATTGAGGTCCGCGGGATCTGACGGTAAAACTCCAGATTGCTGCCCATTCCCGTGCCAAACGACGTTTGCAGCAGTTCGCCTTCCGCTGAGATGTTTTTCACTATCCCGCGAATTGCCCTTTCCGCCACGTCGGCATATTCCGCACTCACATAACGCTTACGCACCGCTTTCAATATTCCGTAAGCAAAACCCGCCGTCGCCGATGATTCCAGATACGAATTCGGATCGTCAAGCAGCGTATGCCACAGCCCACTTTCATCCTGGCACTTCGCCAGCGCCGCAATTTGCGCATCTAAAACCTGCACCAGATAGCGCCGGACGGCATTGTTTTCCGGTAAATCGACCAGTTCAAGGAAATCGGGAATCACGATCGTTAACCAGCTGTTTCCACGCGCCCCAACGCGCCTTCGCAAAATTATGCTGCCCGTCGTAATTCCAGCCGTGGAACCACAGCCCTGTTTCCCTGTCCATCAGGTTCTGGACATGGAGCAAAAACTGATAAATCGACTCTTCCACATAATCCGGACGATTCAACAATTTGCCGATTTTCGCCAGCGGCAGAACCGTCATCATCAGCGTGTCATCCCACATCTGCTGATGATTTTCTTCTGCCAGAGTGATGTGCTGCATCCCTCCGTGGTCGGTACGTGGCATGTCATTCATCGCCCATTCCGCCCAGGTTTGCAGCCACGGCAGATACGTCGGGTTTTGCGTTTCTTCGTAGCGGTACGCCAGCGTCAGAAATGGCGCCATCGTGTTGACGTTTTTGGTGGTGGTACCTTCAGCAAAGCGATCGGCAAACCAGGTATCGATGATGTGACGCATCTCCTCGTCACCGGTCTGGCAGTAATACTGCCAGATCCCGTAAAGACCGACGCCGTGCGTCCACTCCCACCCCGCCCAACCTTTGGTATCAATGACGCGCCCGTCGTCCAGCCGCAATAAAAACTCGCCGTTTTTATCATGAATATTCACCAGGTTGTGCGTCACCTTTTGAATCAACGATTTCAGTTCATCCCTGGCAATAAAATGCTCAGGTTGACGCAGTAACGGGCTATGTTTGACAGACCAAACCTTCATTTTCTTATCCTCTGTGATAGGTCGAGTTCAGTACCGCGCGATCCTTCAGCGCAGGTGCAACAGGTTTATTGCGATTCAGGTAACCAATATTGTTGTTACCCCACAGTGATTCGAATGGCATCCCCGCCAGCATTTCCACGGTGGCGCGGGCTTGCGGCGTCGCGGTCTCAGGCATAGCCCGGCCGGACTCACGCATTTTGGCGGTCTCTTCGCGTAACGTGCTGTGGGTTTGCAGATTGAGCTTAAAGCGCAATGAGACGAGGAATCCGCAGAACAGGACCAAAATGGTGCCTACGCTCAGAATCATCAGAATGGTGTGGCTAACCTCTGCTGGCTGTGTTTTCTGCCCACTCACAAAGCCAGACATTTGCATCACAATCCCGACCAGCATGATGGCTCCCGCCTGCGAGGCTTTGCGCGTCAGGGTCATAATCCCGGCGAAAATCCCTTCGCGACGCTGACCGGTGATCACTTCATCGACGTCCGCGATATAGGTATAAACGTTCCATGGAACATAGTTGATACCGCCGCGTCCCAGGCCCGCAACAGCAGAGATCAGCAACAGCAGAGCGTAAACATCGCTAAGCCCTGCGTAATAGAGCACCGCATAGGAGATTGACGCCAGACCAAACAGCACCACCACCATGCGGTAGGACGGCGCGGGTCCAAAACGGATGCACAGCGGGATCATCGCGATAACGGCGATGAACTGGAAGATCGCCATCGTGCCCAGCAGGTTAGACGCCATCGACGCTTCCTGCATCAGCACGAAAACGACGTAATAAGTAAATACGGCGTTAAACACATCCTGCGCAATGTACCCGCCGAGATACATCCCCAGATGCTGGCGGAAAATCTTCACGCGCAGCGTGGAACTTAACTCAACAAACAGACGATTAAGGCTTTGCCCAAGGTTGAGCTGCTTCTTCTCTTCTTCCGCTCTGAGCGCCGCTTCAGACCACTCTTCTCGCGGACGTTCCCAGGTAAAGAACCAAACGAATGTCAGCATGACGGCGCAGAGTACGGAGAACACCAGGCTTGCATAGAAGAAGGAAACGGCGTTGTCTTTGCCAAAATGCGTCAGCAAAATACCCGGCAGGAAGGAGGCCAAAATCGCCGACATCTGCGCCATGGAGATACGCGCGCCAGAAAATTTGGTCTTCTGTTTGAAATCGTCGGTCATTTCCGGCACCAGCGTTTCATACGGCACCAGAATCATGGTGTAGACGATATCAAAGACCAGATAGGTCAGCAGGTAATACCAGAATCCCATGTCGCCTACCCACATCAGTGAGTAACTGAATACGCAGGGAATACCCAGCAGGATGAAGAATTTGCGGCGACCAAACCGTTTGCCGAGCCAGGTGGTCCCGAAATTGTCCGTCAAAAAGCCCATCAGCGGACTGACAACGGCATCCAGAACCCTTGCCGCAGCAAAGATGAATGTCGCTTCAATCGGCGTGAGTCCACAGAAGGTCGTGTAAAAATACAAAAGCCAGGCAGCCGTCAGCGCAGTCGTGCCTGCGCCAAGAAAGTCGCCTGAACCGTAAGCGAGGTAATTTGCGAGTCCTATTTTGCGTGTTTTCATTGCCGTTAACCCTTTCAGTTTTGGGAGACTCCCTGGGAAGCAAACCTCATCCGGGAGTTTTTACACGGCTACAGTAGAATTATCGCCAGGGGGATACCTTTCTGTTTCTGCCATCGCACTGAAACAGATGGCAATAATGCAAAGAGATTAAGTACGCGTGTCACTGATTTATAAAACAGCGTTTCTTTTGCATCAAAAGGTTGGGTCATTTTTTGCGAGCCAGCCGTCAGATTCTTCTAACGGCTGGTGAAAAGGCAGGCAACTAGCGGTAGTTAACAATCACCTGGTTGCTTTGAACCTTGAGTGCAGGAATCAAACGCCCCCCCACCCGGCACTTCCCAGACGAAACGCAGCGGCTCAATGGCGGGAACGCCGTCCAGCCCGCGCGTTGTGCCACTTTCTCCGTCAAGTTCCGTGCAGCGCGTCTGCGCGCATAACCGCACGCGAAGCCCCGCGGGAGTGGGACCGATAAGTTGATAACGCCAGGCCACCAGCGTCATCAGCCCTGAAACCGGCTCCGGTGCCGAAAGCGGTCGTGACGATGCCGATACGCCACGGTTACTGAGCGTGATCCCGATACTGCTGGCCTGCCATGCCCCCTCTCCGGCGGCTTGCGCCACGAGCGGGAACAGTAAAATCAAAAGCCATCTGCGCATTATTTTCCTCCGATTGTCGCCGTCATACGGATATGACGGTTATCCGACAGTTCCATATTCGACAGCACCACCAGTTGCGTCAGACTGCGGCGCAGGAAGCGTGAGAGCAGCGGACGAAGCGCGTGGTTTACCAGCAGTACCGGCGGTGCGCCGAGCATTTCCTGACGCGTAAGCGCTTCCTGCGTCTGGGCCAGCAGTCGATCGGCAAGGCCAGGTTCGAGACCACCTCCGCCCTGCAATGCCTGCAGAAGCAAACGCTCAAGCGGTGTATCAAGCCCAATGACCTGGACTTCTCCTGTTCCCGGGAACCACTGCTGAGTGATTGCGCGCCCTAACGCCACGCGTACCACGGCGGTCAGCTCATGCGGATCGCTTTGCAGTGGAGCATGCTCCGCCAGCGTTTCCAGAATGGTGCGCATATCGCGGATCGGGACTTTTTCTTCCAGCAGGTTTTGCAGCACCTTATGCAGCGTGGTTAACGTGACCACACCCGGCACTAAATCTTCAGTCAGTTTTGGCATCTCTTGCGTGACGCGATCGAGCAACTGCTGTGCTTCCTGGCGTCCAAACAGTTCCGCCGAGAACTGGCCAATAAGGTGGTTAAGGTGCGTCGCCACCACGGTACTGGCTTCGACTACCGTATAGCCTTGGATCTGCGCCTGTTCTTTCAGCGCACTTTCAATCCAGATCGCCGCCAGGCCAAATGCCGGGTCGATTGTTTGCTCACCGGGCAGCGTGCCGCCGCAGTGCCTGGGTTGATGGCCAACCAGCGCCCTGGATAGGCGTCACCGCTGCCAATTTCAACGCCTTTCATCAGAATGCGATAGCGTGCTGGCGGTAAATCCATGTTGTCACGGATGTGCACCACCGGCGGCAGGAACCCCATATCCTGAGCGAATTTTTTACGGATACTGCGGATGCGCCCGAGCAGTTCGCCGTCCTGCTGGAAATCAACCATCGGAATCAAACGATAGCCCACTTCCATCCCGAGGGAATCCTCAAGCTGGACGTCATTCCAGGTTGCCTCAACCGCCTGAGTATTTTCCGGCATTTTGACCGGCGCGGCTTCCACAGCGGGTTTGTTTTCACGTCCACGTAACCACCAGGCCAGGCCAAGCAGTGCCGCGGTGAAAAGCAGGAAGACGAAGTTTGGCATGCCTGGCACCATACCCAGCAGGCCGAGTACGGCAGCAGAGAGCATCAGCACGTTCGGGTTAGTGAACAACTGCGTCACCATCTGCTGACCGACATCTTCGTCGTTGCTCACACGGGTGACGATAACACCTGCCGCAGTAGAGATGACGAGGGCGGGAATCTGCGCCACAAGGCCGTCACCGATCGTCAGCAGCGTATAGCTCTCTGCCGCCTGGCCCATATCCATTCCGTGTTGTAGAACGCCGACCAGCAACCCGCCCACCACGTTGATCACCATGATCAGGATACCGGCGATGGCATCACCGCGAACGAATTTACTCGCACCGTCCATTGAACCGTAGAAATCAGCTTCCTGAGTCACATCAGAGCGACGTTTCTTCGCTTCATCTTCACCAATCAACCCGGCGTTAAGATCGGCATCGATAGCCATCTGTTTGCCTGGCATCCCGTCCAGTACAAAACGCGCGCCGACTTCTGCGATACGCCCCGCACCTTTGGTAATAACCATAAAGTTGATGATAACGAGGATCACGAACACCACGATACCGATGGCAAAGTTCCCGCCTACCAGGAAGTGGCCAAATGCTTCAACCACTTTACCCGCTGCCGCACCGCCCGTATGACCATCCATCAGAATGATACGGGTGGACGCGACGTTCAGCGCCAGGCGCAATAACGTTGTGAACAGCAGAATGGTTGGGAACGCGGCAAACTCCAGCGTGCGTTGGGTAAACATCGCCACCAACAACACCATGATGGACAGCGCAATATTGAAGGTAAAAAGCAGATCGAGGATAAATGCTGGCAACGGCAGCACCATCATCGACAGAATTAGCAGGATGAGAATCGGTCCGGCAAGGATCTGCCATTGTACCGATTTCATGTTGCTGGGCAGGCGCAACATCGCCACCAAATTAGCCATCAGTGTCCTTCTCATTCATAAAATCCAGTGCTGCAGGCACCGGAAGGTTGCCAGGTTTTTCAGGTCGTTGACCGCCTGCTAAACGCCAGCGTTTCAATTGCCATACCCATGCCAGCACTTCCGCTACGGCAGCGTAGAGCTGCCCCGGAATTTGCTGACCAATTTCAGCGTGACGATAAAGCGCACGCGCTAAAGGCGGCGCTTCGAGTACCGGCACGCGGTTCTCACTTCCAATTTCTCGAATGCGTAGCGCAATCAGCCCCGCCCCTTTTGCGACCACTTTTGGCGCGCTCATTTTGTTTTCGTCGTATTTTAGGGCGACAGAGTAGTGCGTCGGGTTGGTGACGATGACGTCAGCCTTTGGCACATCTTCCATCATGCGACGGCGCGCGGCGGCGCGCTGCATCTGACGGATACGTCCTTTAACATGCGGATCGCCTTCCATCTGTTTATATTCGTCGCGCAAATCCTGGCGGGACATACGCAATTTTTTGATATGACTGTAGATCTGGAAGAACACATCAAATCCAACCATAGGGATGATACTGAGCACCACCAGCACCGCACAGAAACCCACTAAATCCATCGCATTACGCATGGCGGTAAGCGGAGATTCACTGATGAGGCGCATCATATCTGGCCAGTGGTGCCAAAGGTAAAATCCGGCGGTGCTGCCCATCAGCACTGACTTAAGGATTGCCTTAAGCAACTCCGCGCCCGTTTGCGCAGAAAACATCCTCGCAATGCCCGGGAACGGATTGAGTTTTGAAAATTTGGGTTGCAGCGATTTCCCACTGAATATCAGACCGCCCAGCATGACCGGCGATACCAGTGCAACCACTACGACACCGCTGATCAAGGGTAACAACGCCATCATCGCGTTTTTTATCAACAAGATAATTTGGCTAAGTATCAAATTTTGGTCATTGACGATACTGTGGTCGAAACGTAGCCCGGCCGAGAGCATACCCGCCAGCCGGTTGGCAAACGCCCCGCCGCCGAACCAGATAATGCATACCCCTACGATTAAAATCAGCAGGGATGTCAGTTCTCGGGATCGGGGGGACTTGCCCATCCTCACGCGCTTTGTCTAGTCGGTGGGGTGTGGGGGCTTCTGTTTTGTCGTCGCTATCGTCTGCCACTGTCGTGCTCGCTGCCCATTACGTCAGGCTTATCATGCCAGAGCCGCAGCTGACCAATGGGGGGAAAAGCTCATATAACTTGTCCTTTTTGTCCCGTTTAACGCTGCAAACAGGGCAATTTGAACGCGTTAAACACTCCAAATTTAGATCGATAGTTATTATTACTTCCTTTAATTCATTAGGACAGATAAAAGAAACGGTCCGTTTCATCGACGTTTTTAAACATTAAAACAACACTCCCCTTAAGTAAAATCAACAATTAAAGGGAACTACGACGCCATTCATAATTAGTAACTATGCTCTGTATTAAATTAATAACAAAAGCTAATATTAAAATGCCAATGCGTTATATTACAGCCACATTTAAATAGACCACTAAACTTTCAAACCATTGCTCAACCTCTTTCCTGAAATAAACAAAGTTGTATACTGAGCCCTGGGATGAAATAAGTTCATATAAATCCCGATGAATACATTCAACTACTGGATATAAATCTCACGGAGCTTCAGCTTATGAAATTAAGGAAAAATGTCATTGCCGCCACTATTCTGGCGATTATTTCCGGCAGCGCCTGTGCGGCTGAAACCAACGCCGGAACTATCCATTTTACCGGCCAAATTATTGAACCAAGCTGTACTATTAAAGGTGAAAACGGCACCGATAGCACAGTCCCTCTCGGAACCTATCCCACGAGTTTATTTACGGCTCCAGGAGATGAGTCTACTCTTGTGCCCTTTTCAATCACCCTCGTTGATTGCCCGGTAAAAAGTGATGGCTTACCGCAAGTTCAGTTAACCCTTACAGGCCCAACAACATTGACTGGCGCTACGACTCTTCTGGATGTAGGCGCCACGACTGGCGATACCGCAGCAACCGGTGTTGGCATCGCAATCAGTGCTCAAGGAGAAGATGATCAACTGCTTTCGCTGGACGGTAAGGAAGGACAAGTCTACATCGATCTTCCTGAAGCTGCAGAAGACCAGATTAAGTCAGATTTTAATGCGCGATATCAAGCTTTCGCGTCAACAGTGACTGCTGGTCCAGCCGACGGTGACCTGACAGTGAATATTCTTTACCGTTAATACCCTCCCCTTATTCATAAAACATATATTTTGTAGCGTTTCCTTAAGGGATAGTCATATTGATAGTCCGAATCCTTATTCGGACTATCGTTTCCCTTGAGATAAAATTCTTTAAAAGGGAGTTTTGATGCGTATTTTCTCGCTTTTATTATTATGCATTCCGGTTATTTCAACCAGTATAAGTCATGCTGCAGGCATACAGATTGGGCGCACACGAATTATTTATGAAGCGGGTAAAAAAGAGATTGCTCTCCCGCTGGTGAATAAAGATCGCTCGCTGCCATGGCTGGTGCAATCCTGGACCGATACGGGTGATGGAAAAACACGCGGGCCCTTCATTGTCACGCCCCCTTTATTTCGTCTGGATCCGGAAAAAGAGCAGAGCCTTCGTATTGCATGGAATGGCGCTGCGCTGCCTGATAATAAAGAATCCTTATTCTACATGAACATTCGCACCATCCCAGCGACGGCAAAGGAAGACGATGAAAAAAACGTTCTGCGTTTGATTTATAAAACGCGACTGAAACTCTTCTGGCGCCCCGCGGGCCTGAAAGGCACGCCCAGCGAGACCTGCAAACAACTTCGTTTTACGCGCAGTGGCAAAATGCTGACCGTGGTGAATAACGGCGATTACTACAGCATCTTCGATAACCTCAAGGTGGGTAACACAAAGATAGAAAAAGCCGATCAGATCAGTCCTCAGTCAAGCGTCAGCATCCTCATTCCAGAGGGCGTCACCGGGACAAACGTCACCTGGCGTTGCATCACGGATTACGGTAATGCCTCAACGCAATTCTCATTCACACTGGCTTAGGACGAAAAAAATGACCCGTGGACTCTGTTCCTCGCTTAGCCAGCGCCGCCCGCGCTTTAATCCGATTGTTCGTTATTTAGGCGGGGCGTTGATGATGGCTTCGGCTGTGACCCATGCGCGAGAGTATCGTTTCTCCCCTTCTTCACTGGAGGGCGACATGCTGATGCAACAGGATATCGACCTGTCGTTATTTTCGAAATCCAATGCTCAGTTACCCGGCGTCTACTCCTCAAAAGTCAGAGTCAACGACAGCCAAATAGAGACTGTCGATATCACGTATCTCAGCGATAAAAGTGGCGCTCTCGTTCCACAGCTGACACCTGAAATGCTGCGCAAATGGGGGATTGATATTGATAAATATCCTCCGCTTGCATCACAAGCGGCCACCACGCCTCTCGAAAAATCACTCGGTGACTACATTCCTCAGGCGGCAGCGAAGCTCGATTTTTCTGTGATGACGCTGAACCTCAGTATTCCGCAAGCGGCAATGAACAGTCATGGCAAAGATTATATCGATCCTTCACGTTGGGACGACGGTGCCCCGGTGGCCTTTGTCGATTACAGTTTTTCCGGATCACAAAGTGAGGATGACTCGCACAGCAGGACAACCAATCAGTATCTGAATATACGTAACGGCGCTAATCTCGGGGGCTGGCGCGTGCGTAACTATTCCACCTGGAGCAAAACTGACGATACCAACAGTTGGGATACCATCAATACCTATCTGCAACATGATATCGACGCATTGAAAGCGCAATTTACCGGCGGTGAGAGCAGTACTCGTGGAGAGGTTTTCGACAGCCTGCAATATCGCGGCATCAACATTGCTTCTGATGAAGAGATGCTGCCGTACAGTCAACGCGGCTACGCACCCACGATTCGCGG
Coding sequences within it:
- the cutC gene encoding copper homeostasis protein CutC, translating into MALLEICCYSAECAVTAQRYGADRIELCAAPKEGGLTPSYGVLKSVRQTVTIPVHPIIRPRGGDFFYSASEFDAMLEDIAMVRDLGFPGLVIGLLDEDGNVDMPRMRQVMTAAKGMAVTFHRAFDMCKNPLQAFDNLAELGVARILTSGQASSAEKGIKLITELKAHSGVPIIMAGAGVRASNLEIFINAGVEELHSSAGNWTPSPMRYRNTGLSMSTDAEADEYSRYGVEGESVAVMKSIIERHHV
- the yesR_1 gene encoding glycosyl hydrolase family protein, with the protein product MIPDFLELVDLPENNAVRRYLVQVLDAQIAALAKCQDESGLWHTLLDDPNSYLESSATAGFAYGILKAVRKRYVSAEYADVAERAIRGIVKNISAEGELLQTSFGTGMGSNLEFYRQIPRTSMPYGQAMAILCLTEYLRKYF
- the yecM gene encoding protein YecM, which translates into the protein MTNWQSIDELHDISADLPRFTQAFTELATQLGLDIAPLDADHISLRCHQNATAERWRRGFEQCGELLSETEINGRPICLFKLRDPVCVAHWQFSVVELPWPGEKRYPIEGWEHIEIVLPGDPDSLNARALALLSDDGLSKPGIFVKTSSPKGARERLPNPTLAVTDGNVTVKFHPWTLEQIVASEA
- the argS gene encoding arginyl-tRNA synthetase produces the protein MNIQALLSEKVSQALIAAGAPADCEPQVRQSAKVQFGDYQANGVMAVAKKLGMPPRQLAELVLTHLDLNGIANKVEIAGPGFINIFLEPAFLSSHVDAALKSDRLGVAQPKAETIVVDYSAPNVAKEMHVGHLRSTIIGDAAVRTLEFLGHKVIRANHVGDWGTQFGMLIAFLEKQQQENAGEMALADLEGFYREAKKHYDEDEAFAERARSYVVKLQGGDEYFREMWRKLVDITMSQNQLAYNRLNVTLTRDDVMGESLYNPMLPGIVADLKAKKLAVESEGATVVFLDEYKNKEGEPMGVIIQKKDGGYLYTTTDIACAKYRYETLHADRVLYYIDSRQHQHLMQAWTIVRKAGYVPESVPLEHHMFGMMLGKDGKPFKTRAGGTVKLSDLLDEALERARRLVAEKNPDMPAEELEKLANAVGIGAVKYADLSKNRTTDYIFDWDNMLAFEGNTAPYMQYAYTRVLSVFRKADIDESALAHAAVVITEDREAQLAARLLQFEETLTVVAREGTPHVMCSYLYDLAGLFSGFYEHCPILSADNEEARNSRLKLAQLTAKTLKLGLDTLGIETVERM
- the cmoB gene encoding tRNA (mo5U34)-methyltransferase, with the translated sequence MIEFSNFYQLIAKNHLSHWLETLPAQVAAWQREQLHGQFKQWSNAVEFLPEMTPYKLDLLHSVTAESEAPLSDGQLLRLDKLMRNLMPWRKGPFSLYGLNIDTEWRSDWKWDRVLPHLSDLTGRTILDVGCGSGYHMWRMIGAGAHLAVGIDPMQLFLCQFEAVRKLLGNDQRAHLLPLGIEQLPALAAFDTVFSMGVLYHRRSPLEHLWQLKDQLVSGGELVLETLVIEGDENAVLVPGDRYAQMRNVYFIPSALALKNWLEKCGFVDVRIADVCVTSTEEQRRTEWLTTESLAEFLDPNDSTKTIEGYPAPMRAVLIATKP
- the yesR_2 gene encoding glycosyl hydrolase family protein, which codes for MKVWSVKHSPLLRQPEHFIARDELKSLIQKVTHNLVNIHDKNGEFLLRLDDGRVIDTKGWAGWEWTHGVGLYGIWQYYCQTGDEEMRHIIDTWFADRFAEGTTTKNVNTMAPFLTLAYRYEETQNPTYLPWLQTWAEWAMNDMPRTDHGGMQHITLAEENHQQMWDDTLMMTVLPLAKIGKLLNRPDYVEESIYQFLLHVQNLMDRETGLWFHGWNYDGQHNFAKARWGAWKQLVNDRDSRFP